CCATTGTGGACGCATCCGCTTCGAAGTCAGTGGCAAGCTCGAGCGCGTCTCGGAATGCAACTGCTCGATTTGCACGAAGAAGGGCTACCTCCACTGGATCGTTGAGCGGGCCGCGTTCCGGCTCATTACACCGCCCGATAACATCGCGGCCTACACCTTCAACACGAAAGTCGCAAAGCATCTCTTCTGCCCGAATTGCGGCGTCGCATC
This region of Candidatus Binatus sp. genomic DNA includes:
- a CDS encoding GFA family protein, yielding MRKNPNQRTYRGGCHCGRIRFEVSGKLERVSECNCSICTKKGYLHWIVERAAFRLITPPDNIAAYTFNTKVAKHLFCPNCGVASFYIPRSDPDRIDVNARCLEGVDLSRLEYEHFDGRNWEQSIAGHKAIGRGRVAK